A section of the Apodemus sylvaticus chromosome 10, mApoSyl1.1, whole genome shotgun sequence genome encodes:
- the Flywch2 gene encoding FLYWCH family member 2 isoform X2: protein MPQPQPSEQEGESMKASQEPTPQPGTDVVPAAPKKPRKFSKLVLLTASKDSAKVAGAKRRGVHCIMSLGVPGPATLAKALLKTHPEAQRAIEATPPEPEQKRCKPNPDGPEDNGGSGVSSSSPEETEETVVLPKAPSTSP, encoded by the exons atgccccagccccagcccagtgAGCAGGAGGGTGAGAGCATGAAGGCCAGCCAGGAGCCAACTCCCCAGCCTGGCACAGACGTGGTCCCAGCAGCCCCCAAGAAGCCCAGAAAATTCTCCAAGCTGgtcctgctcacagcctccaaaGACAGCGCCAAAGTGGCTGGGGCCAAGCGCAGAGGAGTGCACTGCATCATGTCCCTGGGAGTGCCGGGCCCAGCCACCTTGGCTAAGGCCCTCCTCAAGACTCATCCTGAGGCTCAGCGGGCCATTGAAGCAACTCCCCCGGAGCCCGAGCAGAAGCGCTGCAAGCCGAACCCGG ATGGTCCAGAGGACAATGGAGGATCAGGGGTGTCTTCTTCAAGTCCAGAAGAGACTGAAGAGACCGTTGTGCTCCCCAAGGCCCCCAGCACTTCCCCATAA
- the Flywch2 gene encoding FLYWCH family member 2 isoform X1: MPQPQPSEQEGESMKASQEPTPQPGTDVVPAAPKKPRKFSKLVLLTASKDSAKVAGAKRRGVHCIMSLGVPGPATLAKALLKTHPEAQRAIEATPPEPEQKRCKPNPDTDGPEDNGGSGVSSSSPEETEETVVLPKAPSTSP; this comes from the exons atgccccagccccagcccagtgAGCAGGAGGGTGAGAGCATGAAGGCCAGCCAGGAGCCAACTCCCCAGCCTGGCACAGACGTGGTCCCAGCAGCCCCCAAGAAGCCCAGAAAATTCTCCAAGCTGgtcctgctcacagcctccaaaGACAGCGCCAAAGTGGCTGGGGCCAAGCGCAGAGGAGTGCACTGCATCATGTCCCTGGGAGTGCCGGGCCCAGCCACCTTGGCTAAGGCCCTCCTCAAGACTCATCCTGAGGCTCAGCGGGCCATTGAAGCAACTCCCCCGGAGCCCGAGCAGAAGCGCTGCAAGCCGAACCCGG ATACAGATGGTCCAGAGGACAATGGAGGATCAGGGGTGTCTTCTTCAAGTCCAGAAGAGACTGAAGAGACCGTTGTGCTCCCCAAGGCCCCCAGCACTTCCCCATAA